The Breoghania sp. genome has a segment encoding these proteins:
- a CDS encoding extracellular solute-binding protein — translation MSGGVNRRDVLAWGAGAALSPLLRLPKALAQTAPGAAADTDTGPRHGLSVFGDLKYGPDFSHFDYLDPDAPKGGRMVFNAPSWAYNQNPLTFDTLNTFILKGNAPPRMELCFDTLMVRALDEPDAMYGLVAESVAISEDRNVYTFRLRPEARFHDGSPLTADDVAFSLMLLKEKGHPAITQTIRELESAAAVDAHTLQVRFSGTHSRQLPLIVAGLPILSKAFYTVNDFTQSTLAPPLGSGPYRVGEVDAGRSIEYERVSDWWAKDLPVSRGAFNFDTLRLEFFRERDIAFEAFKKGKITFREEFTSKTWATGYDFPAIRQGRVIRATFPDNRLAGTQGWFFNTRRKKFSDPRTRQAVGLAFDFEWTNENLFYGLYERTQSYFQNSDMMATGKPSPDELRLLELFRGQVPDEVFEEVWVSPKTDGSGRDRAALRKAHDLLKEAGWIRDGKRLVSADGEPLTIEFLANGPIFGRVIQPYANRLALLGIDAQFRQVDSSQFQARLNTFDFDVTARRYAMASTPGEGIRQFWGSRAAKTEGSANLAGIASPAVDALIEKVIHAESREAMTTAARALDRVLRAGHYWVPNWFKSTHTVAYWDQFGYAEPIPAYDFPVETTWWYDPEKAKRIGRSD, via the coding sequence ATGAGCGGCGGCGTCAACCGACGTGACGTGCTGGCCTGGGGGGCCGGCGCAGCCCTCAGCCCGCTGCTGCGCCTGCCGAAGGCGCTCGCACAGACCGCACCCGGGGCTGCTGCCGACACCGATACCGGACCGCGACATGGCTTGTCTGTCTTCGGCGATCTGAAATACGGACCCGACTTCAGCCATTTCGACTATCTCGATCCGGACGCGCCGAAAGGCGGCAGGATGGTGTTCAATGCGCCGTCCTGGGCCTATAACCAGAACCCGCTGACCTTCGACACGCTCAACACCTTCATTTTGAAGGGAAACGCCCCGCCGCGCATGGAGCTGTGTTTCGACACGCTGATGGTGCGCGCGCTCGACGAGCCGGACGCCATGTACGGGCTGGTGGCGGAAAGCGTCGCCATCTCCGAGGACCGCAATGTCTATACCTTCCGGCTGCGGCCAGAAGCGCGGTTTCATGACGGATCGCCGCTGACGGCGGACGACGTCGCCTTCTCGCTGATGCTCCTGAAGGAAAAAGGCCATCCGGCGATCACGCAGACGATCCGCGAGCTGGAAAGCGCTGCCGCGGTGGACGCGCACACGCTCCAGGTGCGCTTTTCAGGCACACATAGCCGCCAGCTTCCGCTGATCGTGGCTGGCCTGCCGATCCTTTCCAAGGCCTTTTACACGGTGAACGACTTCACCCAGTCGACGCTGGCCCCGCCGCTTGGCTCCGGACCTTACCGGGTGGGCGAGGTCGATGCGGGGCGTTCCATCGAATATGAGCGCGTGTCCGACTGGTGGGCAAAGGACCTGCCGGTCTCGCGCGGGGCCTTCAATTTCGACACGCTCCGCCTGGAGTTCTTCCGCGAGCGCGACATCGCGTTCGAGGCCTTCAAGAAGGGCAAGATCACCTTCCGCGAGGAATTCACCTCCAAGACATGGGCAACGGGCTACGATTTTCCTGCCATCCGCCAGGGACGTGTCATCAGGGCGACCTTCCCCGACAATCGCCTTGCGGGCACACAGGGCTGGTTCTTCAACACACGGCGCAAGAAGTTCTCCGATCCGCGGACCCGCCAGGCCGTCGGGCTCGCCTTCGACTTCGAATGGACCAACGAAAACCTGTTCTATGGGCTCTATGAGCGAACCCAATCCTACTTCCAGAACTCCGACATGATGGCGACGGGAAAACCCTCGCCGGACGAATTGCGCCTTCTTGAGCTTTTCCGCGGACAGGTTCCCGATGAGGTCTTTGAGGAGGTGTGGGTATCGCCGAAGACCGACGGGTCGGGCCGCGACCGCGCCGCGTTGCGCAAGGCGCATGATCTTTTGAAGGAAGCCGGATGGATACGGGACGGCAAAAGGCTTGTCTCGGCGGACGGCGAGCCGCTGACGATCGAGTTTCTCGCCAATGGACCGATTTTCGGGCGGGTGATCCAGCCCTATGCCAACAGGCTGGCGCTGCTCGGCATTGATGCGCAGTTCCGGCAGGTCGATTCCTCGCAATTTCAGGCACGCCTCAACACGTTCGATTTCGACGTGACGGCGCGGCGTTATGCGATGGCGTCCACGCCGGGCGAGGGCATTCGCCAGTTCTGGGGCAGTCGCGCGGCCAAGACAGAGGGAAGCGCCAATCTCGCGGGCATTGCCAGCCCGGCCGTCGATGCGCTGATCGAGAAGGTGATTCATGCCGAGAGCCGCGAGGCGATGACCACCGCCGCGCGCGCGCTCGACCGCGTGCTGCGGGCGGGCCACTACTGGGTGCCGAACTGGTTCAAGTCGACCCACACGGTCGCCTATTGGGATCAATTCGGATATGCGGAACCGATCCCGGCATATGATTTTCCGGTCGAGACCACATGGTGGTACGACCCTGAAAAGGCAAAACGAATCGGCAGATCGGACTGA
- a CDS encoding microcin C ABC transporter permease YejB, with translation MGAYILRRLLLMIPTIIGIMAINFAIIQFAPGGPVEQIIAKLQGTDVSATARISGGGGDFGGQQPQAAGGGEAANSGYRGAQGLDPEFIASLEKQFGFDKPPLTRFGEMLWNYARFDFGESYFRDISVIDLIKEKLPVSISLGLWMTLLSYGISIPLGVRKAVKDGSRFDVWTSAVIIVGYAIPGFLFAVLLIVLFAGGSYWDIFPLRGLTSDNWDSLSWGARIVDYFWHLALPLTAMALSAFATTTLLTKNSFLDEIRKQYVVTARAKGLTERRVLYGHVFRNAMLIVIAGFPGAFITSFFAGSLLIETIFSLNGIGLLSYEAVLTRDYPVVFATLYIFSLLSLFVTLISDLTYTWIDPRIDFESREV, from the coding sequence ATGGGCGCCTATATTCTTCGACGTCTGCTCCTGATGATCCCGACCATCATCGGGATCATGGCGATCAATTTCGCCATCATCCAGTTCGCCCCCGGCGGACCGGTGGAGCAGATCATCGCCAAGCTTCAGGGGACCGACGTTTCCGCGACAGCGCGTATTTCCGGCGGCGGCGGCGATTTCGGTGGCCAGCAGCCGCAAGCAGCCGGGGGCGGGGAAGCGGCCAATTCCGGCTATCGCGGCGCCCAGGGGCTCGACCCGGAATTCATCGCCAGTCTTGAAAAGCAGTTCGGCTTCGACAAGCCCCCCCTCACCCGTTTCGGCGAGATGTTGTGGAACTATGCGAGATTCGATTTCGGCGAGAGCTATTTCCGCGACATCTCGGTCATCGACCTGATCAAGGAAAAACTCCCTGTCTCCATTTCGCTTGGCCTTTGGATGACCCTTCTTTCCTATGGCATCTCCATTCCGCTGGGGGTGCGCAAGGCGGTCAAGGACGGCTCGCGTTTCGATGTCTGGACCTCCGCCGTCATCATTGTCGGCTACGCCATTCCGGGCTTTCTCTTCGCGGTGCTGCTGATCGTGCTGTTTGCGGGCGGCTCCTACTGGGACATCTTTCCGCTTCGCGGGCTCACCTCCGACAACTGGGACAGCCTGTCCTGGGGTGCGCGGATCGTGGATTATTTCTGGCATCTGGCGCTGCCCCTGACCGCCATGGCGCTGTCTGCCTTCGCCACCACCACGCTTCTGACCAAGAATTCCTTCCTCGACGAGATCCGCAAGCAATATGTGGTGACCGCGCGCGCCAAGGGGCTGACCGAGCGCCGGGTGCTTTACGGGCACGTTTTCCGCAATGCCATGCTGATCGTGATCGCAGGTTTTCCCGGCGCGTTCATCACGTCCTTCTTCGCCGGTTCGCTGCTCATCGAGACGATCTTCTCGCTGAACGGCATCGGGCTTCTGTCCTATGAAGCGGTGCTGACCCGCGACTATCCGGTGGTCTTCGCAACGCTCTACATCTTCTCGCTGCTGAGCCTCTTCGTGACGCTCATTTCCGACCTCACCTATACGTGGATCGATCCGCGCATCGATTTCGAAAGCCGGGAGGTCTGA
- a CDS encoding ABC transporter permease, with amino-acid sequence MDQQNKDPRNASAAATDAPPPRFQLSPLNQRRLASFKANRRGFWALWIFLTLFILSLFANVIANDRPILVSYKGEILSPVLIDYPEEKFGGFLAVTDYRDPYIQEEINANGWMLWPPIRYAYGTVNTAIPTPAPAPPSWKFDTETRCQQYPQGAADPNCTLGNWNWLGTDDQGRDVLARLIYGFRLSVLFGLVLTLLSSVIGVSAGAVQGYYGGWIDLGFQRVIEIWTSMPQLYLILIISSVLVPNFWVLCGILLAFSWVALVGVVRAEFLRGRNFEYVNAARALGVSNRTIMFRHLLPNAMVATLTFLPFILNGSISTLTSLDFLGFGLPPGSPSLGELLKQGKDNLQAPWLGISGFITISLMLSLLIFIGEAVRDAFDPRKTFK; translated from the coding sequence ATGGATCAGCAAAACAAGGACCCGAGGAACGCCTCCGCCGCCGCGACCGATGCGCCGCCGCCGCGCTTTCAGCTGTCGCCGCTCAACCAGCGCCGCCTTGCCAGCTTCAAGGCGAACCGGCGCGGATTCTGGGCGCTGTGGATCTTCCTCACGCTCTTCATCCTGTCGCTCTTTGCCAATGTCATCGCCAATGACCGGCCGATCCTCGTTTCCTACAAGGGCGAGATCCTGAGCCCGGTTCTGATCGATTACCCGGAGGAGAAATTCGGCGGGTTCCTCGCGGTGACCGATTATCGCGATCCCTATATCCAGGAAGAGATCAACGCCAATGGCTGGATGCTCTGGCCGCCGATCCGCTATGCCTACGGCACGGTGAACACAGCCATTCCCACGCCCGCACCGGCGCCGCCCTCCTGGAAATTCGACACCGAAACGCGCTGCCAGCAATATCCGCAAGGCGCGGCGGACCCCAATTGCACCCTCGGCAACTGGAACTGGCTGGGCACGGACGATCAGGGCCGCGACGTGCTGGCCCGGCTCATCTACGGCTTCCGGCTGTCGGTCCTCTTCGGGCTGGTGCTGACGCTTCTGTCCTCCGTGATCGGCGTCTCGGCCGGCGCCGTGCAAGGCTATTACGGCGGCTGGATCGATCTCGGTTTCCAGCGGGTGATCGAGATCTGGACCTCCATGCCGCAGCTTTATCTGATCCTGATCATCTCCTCGGTGCTGGTGCCGAATTTCTGGGTTCTTTGCGGGATCCTGCTGGCCTTCTCCTGGGTGGCGCTGGTGGGTGTCGTGCGCGCGGAATTCCTGCGCGGGCGCAATTTCGAATATGTGAACGCGGCGCGCGCGCTCGGCGTTTCCAACCGCACCATCATGTTCCGCCACCTTCTGCCCAACGCCATGGTGGCGACGCTGACCTTCCTGCCCTTCATCCTGAACGGCTCGATCTCCACGCTGACGTCGCTCGATTTCCTCGGCTTCGGCCTGCCCCCCGGCTCCCCCTCGCTGGGCGAGCTTTTGAAACAGGGCAAGGACAACCTTCAGGCCCCGTGGCTTGGCATTTCCGGGTTCATCACCATCTCGCTCATGCTGAGCCTGCTGATCTTCATCGGTGAAGCGGTGCGTGACGCCTTCGATCCGCGCAAGACGTTCAAGTGA
- a CDS encoding ABC transporter ATP-binding protein, translated as MTPHHPAPLLQVKDLSVDFAQGGTVTHAVRNVSFEIAPGETLALVGESGSGKSVTALSVLKLLGYPAASHPSGEILFEGQDLLTASDQTLRGIRGNRVAMIFQEPMTSLNPLHQVERQIMEVLKLHSGMSDTKARARTLELLDQVGIRNPESRLKSYPHQLSGGQRQRVMIAMALANEPDLLIADEPTTALDVTVQAQILKLLKELQEERGMALLFITHDLGIVRKISDRVCVMTEGEIVEQGPTERIFETPEHPYTRHLLAAEPKGAPPERDTTRPVVVQADDLKVWFPIRRGLMRKTVGHIKAVDGIDIAVREGQTLGVVGESGSGKTTLGLALLRMISSRGRIAFLGKEIQEKSWQEMRPLRRDMQIVFQDPFGSLSPRMSVADIVGEGLLVHFPGISASERDRRVCQALEEVGLDAASRHRYPHEFSGGQRQRISVARAMVLEPKFVMLDEPTSALDMSVQAQVVDLLRNLQKKHDLAYLFISHDLKVVRALANDVIVMREGKVVEAGTAQAIFDHPQTDYTRALMAAAFRIETAPDGVVAD; from the coding sequence ATGACACCCCACCATCCGGCCCCGCTGCTTCAGGTGAAGGATCTCTCCGTCGATTTCGCGCAAGGCGGCACTGTCACCCATGCGGTGCGCAACGTGTCGTTCGAGATCGCGCCGGGCGAGACGCTGGCGCTTGTGGGCGAGAGCGGATCCGGCAAATCGGTGACCGCGCTTTCGGTGCTGAAGTTGCTCGGCTATCCGGCAGCTTCGCACCCCTCCGGTGAGATCCTGTTCGAGGGGCAGGACCTGCTCACCGCCTCCGACCAGACGTTGCGGGGCATTCGCGGCAACCGGGTGGCGATGATCTTCCAGGAGCCGATGACCTCGCTCAATCCGCTGCATCAGGTGGAACGGCAGATCATGGAAGTGCTCAAGCTGCATAGTGGCATGAGCGACACCAAGGCCCGGGCGCGCACGCTGGAGCTGCTCGATCAGGTGGGCATCCGCAATCCGGAAAGCCGGTTGAAGAGCTATCCGCACCAGCTTTCCGGCGGCCAGCGCCAGCGCGTGATGATCGCCATGGCGCTCGCCAACGAACCGGACCTGCTGATCGCGGACGAACCGACCACCGCGCTCGACGTCACCGTGCAGGCGCAGATCCTGAAGCTTTTGAAGGAGCTTCAGGAAGAGCGCGGCATGGCGCTGCTGTTCATCACCCATGATCTGGGCATCGTGCGCAAGATCTCCGACCGGGTCTGCGTGATGACGGAGGGCGAGATCGTGGAACAGGGGCCGACGGAGCGGATTTTCGAGACGCCCGAACACCCCTATACGCGGCATCTGCTCGCCGCCGAGCCGAAAGGCGCGCCGCCCGAGCGGGACACGACCCGACCGGTGGTCGTGCAGGCGGATGATCTGAAGGTGTGGTTCCCGATCCGGCGCGGGCTGATGCGCAAGACCGTCGGCCACATCAAGGCGGTGGACGGGATCGACATCGCCGTGCGCGAGGGACAGACGCTGGGGGTCGTGGGCGAATCCGGGTCCGGCAAGACCACGCTGGGGCTGGCCTTGTTGCGCATGATCTCCTCCAGGGGGCGCATCGCGTTTCTCGGCAAGGAGATCCAGGAAAAGTCGTGGCAGGAGATGCGTCCACTGAGGCGCGACATGCAGATCGTCTTCCAGGATCCCTTCGGCTCGCTCAGTCCGCGCATGTCGGTGGCCGATATCGTGGGCGAGGGACTGCTGGTCCACTTCCCCGGCATCAGTGCGAGCGAGCGCGACAGGCGGGTCTGTCAGGCGCTTGAGGAGGTCGGCCTCGATGCCGCCTCACGCCATCGCTATCCGCACGAGTTTTCCGGCGGGCAGCGCCAGCGCATCTCGGTGGCCCGCGCCATGGTGCTGGAGCCGAAATTCGTGATGCTCGACGAGCCGACCTCCGCGCTCGACATGAGTGTGCAGGCGCAGGTCGTCGATCTCTTGCGCAATCTGCAGAAGAAGCACGACCTCGCCTATCTCTTCATCAGCCACGATCTGAAGGTGGTGCGCGCGCTCGCCAATGACGTGATCGTCATGCGCGAGGGCAAGGTGGTGGAGGCGGGTACGGCGCAGGCGATCTTCGACCATCCGCAGACCGACTACACCCGCGCGCTGATGGCGGCCGCCTTCCGCATCGAGACAGCGCCGGACGGCGTGGTCGCGGACTAG